The genomic DNA TTCCATAAGATGCCTAATATCTTTTTGCAAGTAATTGGCAGCAGGCAAAATAGAATCGTAATTAGGCCTTGCATAAAAATACAAGGAACCTGTTAAAAAGTGATTAACGCTATCGGTTACATAAAACTGAGCAGGAGATGCTACATTCCCTTTAACTTCAACAAAGCTTCCATAGACTTTGTTTTCTTCGTTAATATATGGATACTCAGGAATTTCATCTGCTTTCGCCATATGTTTTTCTGTAAATTTTCTGGCATCCCTTAAATAACTTGCTAAGTTTTTTTCATCATTTTCAATAGCCTTATAGGTTAAAAAAATGGTTCCTTTTAAGGTTGGGTATTCCAAATTTAATCCATAGCTTTTTGTTGCAGCTTCAACACTTACTGAATTAATCTTGGTCGCCAATGTATTTGTTTCAAACGAAAAAGGCACATCTACTTTAGCTTCTATATATTTTGCTCTGGGGTAGTCTAATCTTAAATATCCCTTTGGTTTGGGTACATAATCTCCACCACAAGACGCTAACATAAAAAATCCCAATATTAAGGATGTTTTTAATAAAAAATTGAAAGTCGGCTTTAAAATCATATCATGTTCAGTTTCCAGTAGTAATCCTTTGATAAAAAATCAAGTTATTGTGAATTTCACAAGTTTAATTCTCTTTTTATCCAAAGCTTCTATTGTGAAAACGTAATTTTTAAAATTTATTTTGCTATTTAATTTCGGAAAGCTTCCAGAAATTTCCAGTACAAAACCAGCAATGGTTTCTGCTTCTCCTTTATTATCTTCAAAAATAGTATCATCTTCAGCCTTAATGATTTTATAGAAATCTTTTAAAGCCGTCTTTCCCTCGAAAACAAAATTATTATCATCCAGCTTAGAATACATCAAGTCTTCATCATCAAACTCATCACTTATATCTCCTACAATTTCTTCAATAATATCTTCTAAAGAAATCAAACCCGATGTACCTCCATATTCATCTACCACAACTGCCAGATGGACTTTTTTCTCCTGGAATTCAGCCATTAAATCATCTAATTTCTTATTTTCTGGAACAAAGAAAGGTTCTCGTATTAAGCTAGCCCAATCAAACTGTTTTCTATCTATATAAGGCAATAAATCCTTGACATAAAGAATACCTTTTATAGTGTCTACGTTATCCTCATAAACTGGGATTCTGGAATAACCATTTGAAATTATTTCGGGAATTATCTCAGCATACTTTTGCTCTATATTTAATGCAAAAATATCAATTCGAGGACGCATAACCTGTTTTGTATCTGTATTACCAAAGGATACAATACCTTGTAAAATCTTGTGCTCTTCTTTAGTTGTATCTTCTTCACTTGTTAATTCTAAAGCTTGCGAAAGTTGATCTACACTTAAATTAGATTTTTGCTTTCCTAGTTTATTATGAATCGCCAAGGTTACTCCTCGCATTGGTAAACTTATTGGTGATAAAATAGCATCTAAAATTCGTAACGGGTACGCCATAAAAGAAGCAAACTTTAAATTATTTCTACTCGCATAAATTTTAGGTAAAATTTCACCAAATAATAAAATTAAAAATGTAATTACAATAACCTCTACTGTAAATTTAATTAGTGGATTAGTAATATTACTAAACATAAAATCCCCTAAGAAGGCAAACAAAATAACAATACCAATATTTATGAAATTATTGGCTACTAGTATAGTAGCCAATAATTTTTTAGGACGTTTTAATAATTTTGATATAATTTGAATGCGTTTAGAGTTCTCTTCTAAACCGTCATCGATATCTTTTCTATTAAGGGAAAATAAAGCTACTTCTGCTCCAGAAATAAGCGCAGAGCAAACTAAAAGTAAAAACAGTAATACAAAACCAGTGACAACTGAAAAATCAATTGTAATGAATAAAGGTTTAAAACTCGAGGGATCAGGATCCAAATACTATCTTTTTGGTTTAACTTAAATTAAAATGGAAGATCATCATTTTCTTCCCCTACGGGTTTGTTAGTTGACGGTTCATTTTCAACAGGTTTTTGAGCCATTGATTTGCTCGCAGCGGCTGCGTTATTCTCACTCTCCTTTTTGGTTGAAAGGAATGTAAAATCATTACATTGTATTTCGGTAGAGTATCTCTCATTGCCGCTATCATCCTGCCATTTTCTCGTTTTCAACCTACCTTCTATATAAACCTTATCACCTTTACTCAAATATTTTTCGCAAATCTCAGCGCCTTTATTTCTAACAACAATATTGTGCCACTCTGTATTTGTAACCCGCTCGTTAGTTTGCTTATTCGTATATGTTTCGTTTGTAGCTAAAGGAAACCGACCAACACAACCACCGCCTTCAAAATAATGCATTTTTACTTCATCTCCTAAATGCCCAATTAGCATGACTTTATTTAATGTTCCAGACATAATTATTGTTTACTTTAGAACGCAAAATTACAATATTGCGCTGCATTTTTTTAAAATTAATAAAAAAATATGATTGTTGTATCTAAACTAATCAAAAATAAGGAATTACTAAAAAAATCATTCTCCATAAATGTTACGATTTCAATAGAAAGACATTTAAATTGACTTGAAATTTAAGTTTAAGGGCTATTTAAAAATTAAAAGTTTCAATAAAATTCCCTATTAGAATGGGCACTGCATAATTATGTATTTGATTTATTGGAATGCCTTCTACTAAAAGCTTATTTACATTTACAACCCAAAACTTAGTATACAAATGCTGATGGGATAATTTATGTACTACAACATCTTTATTATATAATGATAGTTCAAACGGCATACCTTTAATTAAACCATGTGCCTTTATGAGTGTTTTTAAAGTTTTATCATCAATATTCTTATTGGTCTCAATAAGAGGGAATTGATATAAGTTTTGCCAAATGCCCTTACCTTCTCGCTTTTCCAAAACGGTCTTTTCATCTTCAGAAATAAACACCAAAAAATTGAAATACTTCTTTTTCGCTTTTGCAGATTTAATTTTAACAGGTAAACTATTTATGGTTTTTTTATTGAAAGCAATACATCCTTTATTATAAGGGCAAATATTACAATCCGGATTTTTAGGCTTGCACTGTGTAGCACCAAACTCCATAATGGCTTGATTAAACTCTGCCGGATTTTTTTTATCGATTAACTCCTGAGCCAGTGCTTTAAACTCCTTAGCTCCTTTCGAAGAATTTATAGGTGTATCAATTCCAAAATACCTTGATAAGACTCTATATACGTTACCATCAACAACTGCAGTAACTTCATTAAAACAAATAGATGCTATGGCACTTGCCGTATAATCCCCCACACCTTTTAGCTTTAATAAGTCTTTATAATTATCAGGAAACTCACCATTTAATTGGTCTGCAATGTATTTGGCTGTTGCGTGTAAATTCCTTGCCCTAGAGTAATACCCAAGTCCTTGCCATAATTTAAGTACGTCTTCTTCATCTGCTTTAGCAAGATCAAAAACCGTAGGAAATGTATTGGTAAATGACATATAATATGGAAGCCCTTGTTTAACTTGTGTTTGTTGTAAGATAATTTCTGACAACCATATGTAATAAGGATCTTTTGTTTGCCTCCAAGGAAGCTCTCTCTTATTATTTGAATACCAGTGAATTAAAATTTCTGAAAATATCATTTATCCAATATATACTGCGCACAAAAATAAACGTTTATAATCTTAAATTTTAATG from Flavivirga abyssicola includes the following:
- the gldD gene encoding gliding motility lipoprotein GldD, whose protein sequence is MILKPTFNFLLKTSLILGFFMLASCGGDYVPKPKGYLRLDYPRAKYIEAKVDVPFSFETNTLATKINSVSVEAATKSYGLNLEYPTLKGTIFLTYKAIENDEKNLASYLRDARKFTEKHMAKADEIPEYPYINEENKVYGSFVEVKGNVASPAQFYVTDSVNHFLTGSLYFYARPNYDSILPAANYLQKDIRHLMETIQWK
- a CDS encoding gliding motility-associated protein GldE; its protein translation is MDPDPSSFKPLFITIDFSVVTGFVLLFLLLVCSALISGAEVALFSLNRKDIDDGLEENSKRIQIISKLLKRPKKLLATILVANNFINIGIVILFAFLGDFMFSNITNPLIKFTVEVIVITFLILLFGEILPKIYASRNNLKFASFMAYPLRILDAILSPISLPMRGVTLAIHNKLGKQKSNLSVDQLSQALELTSEEDTTKEEHKILQGIVSFGNTDTKQVMRPRIDIFALNIEQKYAEIIPEIISNGYSRIPVYEDNVDTIKGILYVKDLLPYIDRKQFDWASLIREPFFVPENKKLDDLMAEFQEKKVHLAVVVDEYGGTSGLISLEDIIEEIVGDISDEFDDEDLMYSKLDDNNFVFEGKTALKDFYKIIKAEDDTIFEDNKGEAETIAGFVLEISGSFPKLNSKINFKNYVFTIEALDKKRIKLVKFTIT
- the mutY gene encoding A/G-specific adenine glycosylase, which gives rise to MIFSEILIHWYSNNKRELPWRQTKDPYYIWLSEIILQQTQVKQGLPYYMSFTNTFPTVFDLAKADEEDVLKLWQGLGYYSRARNLHATAKYIADQLNGEFPDNYKDLLKLKGVGDYTASAIASICFNEVTAVVDGNVYRVLSRYFGIDTPINSSKGAKEFKALAQELIDKKNPAEFNQAIMEFGATQCKPKNPDCNICPYNKGCIAFNKKTINSLPVKIKSAKAKKKYFNFLVFISEDEKTVLEKREGKGIWQNLYQFPLIETNKNIDDKTLKTLIKAHGLIKGMPFELSLYNKDVVVHKLSHQHLYTKFWVVNVNKLLVEGIPINQIHNYAVPILIGNFIETFNF
- a CDS encoding single-stranded DNA-binding protein, with the protein product MSGTLNKVMLIGHLGDEVKMHYFEGGGCVGRFPLATNETYTNKQTNERVTNTEWHNIVVRNKGAEICEKYLSKGDKVYIEGRLKTRKWQDDSGNERYSTEIQCNDFTFLSTKKESENNAAAASKSMAQKPVENEPSTNKPVGEENDDLPF